The Nitrospinota bacterium genome contains the following window.
CCAGCAGGTCCCACAGGCGCGCGGGGGGGATGCGGGCCTGGAGAGCGGGCCCGGCGGGCTCGGCCCGAACGACCACCGCCCCCCAATCCTCGAGAGCGCGCGCCACGGCGCCCATATCCTCGGCGGACTCGAGACGAAGGCTCACCTCCACCAGGTCGGCCGAAGGCCCCCACCGCCCCTCGGCCCCGTGTAGGGCCGCCAGCATCTGCTCGACGAGCCCCGGCGTCATGCTCGCCGTCATGGACCCCTTTCCCTCTATAGGACGAATGAGGCTGGGCGATTCTTACTGCCCGGCGATGAGAATCCTCTCTCTATTACATGTTTATGCAATATTAACAGAACTGGGCCCCGGCGTCACGTAAAAGGCCCTCCGCGGAGCCTTTTTCTCGTCGCTCCGGGGGAGGCCTTCCACCTTTCCCTATGAGATGTCTTAACCTTTACAGAGGCGCCCCCATACGGTATATTTGGAGATGGAAGCCTATCCCGGCTCAAGAAGGCGGCGTCGCCAAGTGGTAAGGCAAGGGTCTGCAAAACCCTCATGCGTCGGTTCGAATCCGACCGCCGCCTCCATCTTTCTTTTTCCTCTATAATCAATTGCCCGCCTGAGGCGGACGACCCGCCCTTCATACCCTCGGACAGGGAGTCGCAAGCGACCTTTGGTCGGCCCTGTCCCTACACAGGCACACGACGATGTAGTCCGCCTGAGGCGGATTTAGGCTGTCCGGCCTTTAGGGCAGGAAGCGGCAAGTCTTCCTCAGGCGGGTAAGAGGCGAGGGCGGCCCCGACAGCCCCCATAACCCTATGTATTTAAATGTATAAAATAATTCAAAAAAACGCTTGACAATTTTCCCAGGAGCGGGGATAATGTCCAAGTTGCCACCCAAACCGTGTTTATTTGTCCTTGTAGTGAGAGAGGCAATTTGTTTGTCCGGCAGAATATAAGGAGTCGGGGTCAGGGGCGACCCCGACTACCCTGGGATGTAGGGGCAGCCTTTATGGCTGTCCGCCGGAATTTAATGAGTCTGGGTGCTGTCCGCCTGAGGCGGACCTCAGGCGGAACTCCAACCTGCACTCGTTAGGGAGGAAGAAGGAATGAAAAAAATGATGGATGAAACGGGAAAAATCGCTAATTTGAACCTCGTCGCACTGGCGGCAGCCATTGCTCTCGCTCTCGCCTTCGCCCCGGCGCTGGCCGCGACTATCGTCGTCCCCACCTCTTCGAATCCCGATATCCAGGACGGGATCAACGCGGCGAGCTCCGGCGACACGGTCCTGCTCAAAGCAAAGTGTAACAGTGCCATCAGTGCCCACTGCGGCTTCAACGGGCTCTACCACCAGGGAGTGGATATCGACAAGAAGCTCACCCTCAACTGCAGCGGCGCTATCCTCGACGCCGACGTTCCGCTCGGCAAGAAGGGAGAAACCACTGACGGCGGCGCCACAACCGAATTTGTTGGCCCCATTCGGCTGGGAGGGGACGGGGTCGATATCCTGTCCGATGGGGACGGTACCACTATCGTCAACTGCACGATAAGGAACTTCAAGGATAACGGCATCGAAGTGAATGATGCGGACGGCGTCACCATCAGGAGAAACACCCTCATCAACACCGACGGTGATGGAGGACTGGATATAAACTCTTCGGACGATTACCTAGTCGAGCGCAACACGTCCATCGAGAATAAAAAGGCAGGCTTCGAACTCGACGGCGACGACGGCATCATCAAGAACAACATCGCCAGGGGGAATGAAAAGGTTGGGTTCGAGGTTAACGGCGACCGGATCGAAATACTGCACAACAGAGCCTTTAGAAACAAGGACGAAGGGTTCAAGGTTACCGGCGACAGTGTCGGCAGTTTCACCATCATTAGCAACAGGGCGGAGACCAATAAGAAAGAAGGCTTCAAAATCAAAGATGCCGACGACAGCACCATCTCGAGGAATTTCGCCCGGGCCAATGAAAAGCCTGGGTTCAAAATCGAAGGCGACGGCGACGACATCACCATAGAGAGGAACGTGTCCCTTTTCAACCAGGATGACGGCTTCGATATCGAAGGCGACGGCCACATTGTCAACAGGAATGCCGCCATCGGGAATGGAGAATCAGGCTTCAAGATCAAAAGCTTTGACACTACGATAACGCGCAACAGGGCGTTTTTCAACAACAAAAAAGCGGGGTTTGAAATCGAATGCAAAGATGGTCCTCCCTGCGGCCCGATCACGCGCAACCGCTCCGTCGGCAACGTGAAAGCGGGCTTCGACCTGAAAAAACAGAGCGAAACCACCGTCTCACACAATAAGGCCATAGAGAATGAAGAGGATGGCTTCAAAATTGACGATTCCAATACGACTACGTTCTACCACAACCTTGCCAGGGACAACGGCAATAGTGGTTTCGACATTAAAGACGGCGACGACAACACGTTCGATAGGAACAAGAGCATCGAGAACGACCGGGACGGCTTTAAGATAAAAGATAGCGAATCAAATACGTTTATTAAGAACCTGGCCAAGAAAAACAGCGAGGATGGGTTTGACCTCGACGACACCGATGTCGACACAGTCACCATGACCGGCAACAGGGCGATCGGCAACGCTAATACGGGCATCGAGAACGACGGCGGAGC
Protein-coding sequences here:
- a CDS encoding right-handed parallel beta-helix repeat-containing protein; this encodes MKKMMDETGKIANLNLVALAAAIALALAFAPALAATIVVPTSSNPDIQDGINAASSGDTVLLKAKCNSAISAHCGFNGLYHQGVDIDKKLTLNCSGAILDADVPLGKKGETTDGGATTEFVGPIRLGGDGVDILSDGDGTTIVNCTIRNFKDNGIEVNDADGVTIRRNTLINTDGDGGLDINSSDDYLVERNTSIENKKAGFELDGDDGIIKNNIARGNEKVGFEVNGDRIEILHNRAFRNKDEGFKVTGDSVGSFTIISNRAETNKKEGFKIKDADDSTISRNFARANEKPGFKIEGDGDDITIERNVSLFNQDDGFDIEGDGHIVNRNAAIGNGESGFKIKSFDTTITRNRAFFNNKKAGFEIECKDGPPCGPITRNRSVGNVKAGFDLKKQSETTVSHNKAIENEEDGFKIDDSNTTTFYHNLARDNGNSGFDIKDGDDNTFDRNKSIENDRDGFKIKDSESNTFIKNLAKKNSEDGFDLDDTDVDTVTMTGNRAIGNANTGIENDGGAFTTLEDNTMTGNGLDLAGKGDEDGDEAITCPDSAGAATDLGGNVFATGGFDFCTPGQTD